One Pseudomonas brassicacearum genomic region harbors:
- a CDS encoding Y-family DNA polymerase, translating to MRWVCILFPQLALDAALRQRPDPDEPLALLTGPAQRRVLQAVNAQARALGLRPGQTMTAAQALSKGFATAEYDAAQIEHWQQFLAAWAYRFSSQVSVHYPRTVLFEIESSLGLFGPWPVFEARLRAELTELGFRHRIVAAPNPVAARVLANAYDALVVPDSETLQACLGQMPVDRIGLEPDVATALSRMGLRRLSQVQALPRHTLARRFEAQVLKHLDALTGSRTLALSFYLPPDRFDVRIELNYDVQSHQALLFPLRRLTGDLSAFLCGRDSGVQRFDLHLEHAGLPDTLIKVGLLSAERDPSMLFELARGRLEQVQVEAPVRGFRLCAEDLPSFVPQRLELFDDRPQQSLPWEQLRERLRARLGDDAVQGLGFRDDHRPECAWQLTPQPRPQACPVRDGVQRPGWLLDEPQALQESQARILIGPERIESGWWDGADVRRDYYLIETRAGQRGWAYRPVGEGGPLWLQGWFA from the coding sequence ATGCGCTGGGTGTGTATTCTCTTCCCGCAATTGGCGTTGGACGCCGCGCTGCGTCAGCGCCCCGATCCAGACGAACCCCTGGCGCTATTGACCGGCCCGGCCCAGCGGCGGGTGCTGCAAGCGGTGAATGCGCAGGCAAGGGCCCTGGGCTTGCGTCCCGGCCAGACCATGACCGCCGCCCAGGCCCTGAGCAAAGGTTTTGCCACCGCCGAATACGACGCCGCGCAGATTGAGCACTGGCAACAGTTCCTGGCGGCCTGGGCCTACCGTTTCAGTTCCCAGGTCAGCGTGCATTACCCGCGTACGGTGCTGTTCGAGATCGAGTCGAGCCTGGGCCTGTTCGGGCCCTGGCCGGTGTTCGAGGCGCGGTTGCGGGCCGAACTGACCGAACTGGGTTTTCGTCATCGCATCGTCGCCGCTCCGAACCCGGTGGCGGCACGGGTATTGGCCAATGCCTATGACGCCCTGGTGGTGCCCGATAGCGAGACCTTGCAGGCGTGCCTGGGGCAAATGCCGGTGGACCGGATCGGTCTGGAGCCCGACGTCGCCACGGCATTGTCGCGCATGGGCCTGCGTCGCCTGAGCCAGGTCCAGGCCTTGCCCCGGCACACTCTGGCACGACGCTTCGAAGCCCAGGTGCTCAAGCACCTCGACGCACTGACGGGCAGTCGCACCCTGGCGTTGTCGTTCTATTTGCCGCCGGACCGTTTCGATGTGCGCATCGAACTCAACTACGACGTGCAGTCCCATCAGGCGTTGCTGTTTCCGTTGCGCCGGCTGACCGGTGATCTGTCGGCTTTCCTCTGCGGTCGTGACAGCGGCGTGCAGCGTTTTGACCTGCACCTGGAACACGCCGGATTACCCGACACGCTGATCAAGGTCGGTCTGCTCAGCGCCGAACGGGATCCTTCGATGCTCTTCGAGTTGGCCCGTGGCCGTTTGGAACAAGTACAGGTGGAGGCCCCGGTGCGTGGTTTTCGCTTGTGTGCCGAAGACCTGCCGAGTTTCGTGCCCCAGCGCCTGGAACTGTTCGATGATCGTCCGCAACAGTCCTTGCCCTGGGAGCAACTGCGCGAGCGCTTGCGGGCCCGGCTGGGGGATGACGCAGTGCAGGGCCTGGGGTTTCGCGACGACCATCGGCCTGAATGCGCCTGGCAGCTGACACCCCAGCCGCGGCCCCAGGCCTGTCCGGTGCGCGATGGCGTGCAGCGTCCCGGCTGGCTGCTGGATGAACCCCAAGCGTTGCAGGAGAGTCAGGCACGAATCCTTATCGGCCCGGAGCGCATCGAATCCGGCTGGTGGGACGGCGCCGACGTACGCCGGGATTACTACCTGATCGAAACCCGCGCAGGACAACGAGGCTGGGCCTATCGACCGGTGGGCGAGGGCGGGCCGTTGTGGCTGCAAGGTTGGTTCGCATGA